A window of Candidatus Hydrogenedentota bacterium genomic DNA:
AGGCGCACTGTCTCCGCCTGGCTGGCCGTGGGAAAACTGTCGTTCAGGCTGCGTTCCAGCGCCGCGTACACCGCGGCATCGGCGCCGTCCCAGAAGACAAAGGGCCGCAGCGTGACCGTCGGCGCGCCCCCGTTTTCGGGCACCGAGGTGAGCCGCGCGGAGAAGCCGGAAATGTTGATGCCCAGCCACAGTACAAACAGCAGCCCCAGCACGGTGACGGCGCCCACGAGGAAGGTGCGCCGCTCCTTCGACTTCCCCTCCCCCGCCATCATCGTGTCGGCGGCAAGACGCATCAGGCGCTGGTCGCGCAGGTTGTTGCCGCAGTAACGGCACAGGAGCGTCCCCTCGGGGTTCTCCTTGCCGCACTGACTGCACACCGCGTCAGCGTCTATGGTCTCTTTATACTCTTGTGCGAATGGGTCCTGGGCCATGTCTCTGCATCCCGCATCTTACGCGTATTTTCGCATATTGCCTTCCAATTGTCCAGATATTTTTCAGGGTTTCCTGAAAAATACATGCGTATTCTGCGCTTTTCAAACAAAAATGTCAACTATCCGCGGCGCAGGAGCCGCACCCGGCCCGCACGGCGGCGGTGAACCTGCGGCGGCGGCGCGTCGGAATCGGCCCCCTGAAGGGGGGCCTCCCCCGGCTGTGACGGCGCGGGAACCGCCACGGGAAGAGACGCGAACAGCGCATCGTTGGCCCGGGGCAGCACGGTGATCCGGTTCTCCGGCCCGTCATCGTCGAGGCTGTCGCGGCGCTTGTCCCGGCGTGCGTTGGGCACCAGCGAATACCCGATGATGTCGCCCAGATCCAGCAGGAGCGCCAGAATGAGGAAGAAAATCTCCTTGAAACCGACCGTCTTCACATCCATCAACTTGGCGAACACGGCGAACAGGGGGCTTTCGGTCTTGACAAGTTCAGGCAGGGGAACACCGGTGACGGCGGCGAGGTCCTTGATGATCACCCGCAGCTCGGCCTGGTTCTTGTCAATCTCCTCCAGCGAGGTCGGGCGGGCCGCGCGCAGCAGCTCATCCGCCTTGTCCTTGGTGAGCAGCCCCGCCTCCACCGCCTGCATCTCCACCTCCGTCTCCCTGGAGAGGATGGTCAGGTTGTATTCCTCCTGCCGCGCATACTGGCCGTACCCGGCGGGCGCCTTGCGCAGCCCCCGCTTTTCGGCTTCCAGCTCCCCCTCCTGCTTCGCGACCCCCTTGAGGAGCTCGCTCTTCTTCTCCAGCAGGACCCCCTGCGTCTTCGCCAGGTACTCCTCGTAGGGGGCGCGCATCCGGTCGTTGGAGTAGCGCAGGTAGAATTCCTTGTCCGCCGTCCGGTAGAGCACGTCCATGTTGAAGGTGATGGAGATGAAAGCCACCACGGTAAGGCCGAGCAGCCCGGCGATGTTCAGCCGCTTGTGCCCGCCGATGATGGCGATCTTCAGCGCAAGCAGCATCAGGCCGATGGAGACGGAAAGCCCCAGCGCCACGATGGAGCACTGCCACACCGTCCCCTGGGCCAGGGGAATGGCGATCTTCGGCTCCGGCAGGATGGAGTCGTTCAGGCTGGCGTAGGTGGTCCAGATGGACACCAGGGACA
This region includes:
- a CDS encoding zinc ribbon domain-containing protein, which gives rise to MAQDPFAQEYKETIDADAVCSQCGKENPEGTLLCRYCGNNLRDQRLMRLAADTMMAGEGKSKERRTFLVGAVTVLGLLFVLWLGINISGFSARLTSVPENGGAPTVTLRPFVFWDGADAAVYAALERSLNDSFPTASQAETVRLNPAANPAPEGTFALYERLGTSMTFIGGAVVKMEGDKYFFAARLLDGSEVRGMGRKDAQAGHFRAEWTDVGIRRNDSYYAGFGALAANPDGGFAIMAGVDFNERTYQAVAYSLRAAY